In Desulfatiglans sp., the genomic stretch ATGACTCGATCTTTTTTATATTATTAGTATTAACGAACTGAAAAAGATACCGGAAGGCATTGATATCATTTTGTGTTGATTCTCTTGTGAAATTGTCGGTATCTGTCTTTATCCCGTAGAAAAGGGCTGTTGCAAGTCTTGGTGAAGGCTTTATGCCTGCTGCACGGAGATATTCTGTAAGTATGGTTGAGGTTGCGCCATATTCCTCTTTAATATCCATAAACATGGCCTTTGACTGTGCTATAAAAGGGTGGTGATCAATAACAATATCATACTCATATTTGCTTAACAGCTCACCATGTGAAGGCTGCGAGTCTACCAGTGCAAACTTTGTCACCTCCTCCGGGTTCATCTTTCTGATATGCCTCTGATCAAGTTTAAGCAGGTTAATCATGGCAAGGTTGTCATCTCTTTTGATGATGTTGGTATGATAGATATTTATTTTTCGCACTCTTCTCCAGAATATCCTTTTAAGCGCCATGGCGCTTGCCATTGCGTCAGGATCAGCATTCATAATGATTGCCAGCACATCATTCTGCCCGACAACATTCATGAGCAGTCGAATTCTGTCTGCAACAGATGTGGACCTGGGAAAGGGGTTTTCCATTAATACCTGCAAGTTTTTATCGGGCATTGTTTTATTCTTAGAAAAATTTTATGAATAATTATTTTATATTAACTTAAATCAAGGAGGCTTAAATATCAATGTTTTAATGCTTTCTTATGTTTTTTGTGAAGATTGCCAAATAAAGAAAAGAAGTATGATGCGTATTTTATTGATAAAACCGGTGCACAGGGCATAGCCATTAAACAAGAATATCCTGCTTTAAACGCGAGGGAGCCCGGTGTTAAAACTGTTCTGGTTAGAGATACCAGAACTGTCTTACACCTGCCACTACCTGTTATTTATTAAACAGATAGTCGCTGATCTTGTCTTTTATCTTATTGCTTGCAGCCTCATCGCCCATGAGGCCAACGCGTATGGTTACCTCAGTCTCTTCTACTGAATGATACTTGAAGGAGAGCTTGATCTGATCCTTTATTGAACCTGTGGTTACTATTTTCCCTGATGTGAGTTTCCTTTGCCTTTCATATATCTGATATTCAAGATTTTCCATGGCCGATATGGATGCATCAAATGTTTTTTCCAGTGAAGCAGGGTATATAACAACGAGTTTGCCATCATAATATTTGTAGCCGCCCAGCCCTATAGCTGCCCCGCCAATAAAGGCCACAGGAGCGCAGGAAGAGAGGACAATTGAAATCATAACAGCAAGTATACAAAATTTTTTACACATTATATTTTCTCCTTTTTTGGGGTAGAGGGTATTTTCAAACCGATTATTTTCAATATAAATAATAGTTATAATATTCGATGTCAATATATCTTATAATATATCGATTTCAAGATTAATGTCATTTAATCAACATATTGGTTTGACTTGGATTATCTCTTTTGGTAATCAAGTCCTTTATTTGTAAATGGAGGAAAGCTAGAAATGGATTATAAAACAACTCTGAATTTGCCCAATACCGAATTTCCGATGAAGGCAAACCTGGTCACAAAGGAGCCTGAGATAATCAGCAGATGGAGATCCGAAGGGCTTTACAATATTATCAGGCGCCAGTCAAAAGAGAAAAAGAAATACATGCTTCATGATGGACCGCCCTATGCAAATGGTCACATACATATGGGCCATGCCCTTAATAAGATTCTAAAAGACATCATTATCAAATCAAAGCAGATGTCAGGCTTTGATGCCCCCTATGTCCCTGGGTGGGACTGTCATGGTCTTCCTATTGAACATATGGTTGACAAGGAACTCGGCAGCAAGAAAAGGGAGATGTCACAGGTAGATATCAGGAAATTCTGCAGGCAGTATGCTTTAAAATATGTGAATATCCAGAGTGAAGAGTTTGAACGCCTTGGTGTGACCGGGGAATGGGATAATCCTTACCTTACAATGGACTATTCATATGAGGCCACCATAGTAAGGGAGTTCGGAAGATTTGCCCTTAATGGCGGGCTCCAACGGAGTAAAAAGCCGGTCTACTGGTGCAGTTCATGCCACACAGCCCTTGCCGAGGCAGAGGTGGAATATGAAGATGACAAGTCTCCTTCAATCTATGTAAAGTTTCCGGTTGTCTCTGACATATCTCAGGCCCTGCCATCATTAAAGGGTAAAAACCTCTTTTTTGTCATATGGACAACAACCCCCTGGACAATCCCTGCCAACCTTGCCATAGCGCTTAACCCTGAGCTGGATTATGTTGCGGCTGAGATTGAAAATGGCGAAGTCTTTATACTGGCTGAAGGGCTTTTAACAGACTGTATGGCCCTGTTCGGCTATGAGAAATACTGCATACTTGAAAAATTTAGACCGGCAGTTCTTGAAAATATGAAGGCAAGGCACCCGCTGTATGACCGTGATTCGCTTGTTGTACTGGCCGATTATGTCACACTGGATGCAGGTACAGGGTGCGTCCATACTGCCCCCGGGCACGGGCGTGAGGACTATGAAACAGGCCTTAGATACGGTCTTGAAATCTACTCACCGGTGGATGCCACAGGCCATTTTACCCCTGATGTGGAGTTTTTTGCGGGTAAAGAGGTCTTTTCTGCAAATAATGAGGTGAAAGAGAAACTGGAGAGTGTAGGCGCGCTTATCAGGGAAAAGACAATAACACACGAATATCCCCATTGCTGGCGCTGCAAAAAACCGATTATCTTCAGGGCTACTGAACAGTGGTTCATATCCATGGAAAAGAATGACCTGAGGAAAAAGGCCCTTACCGAGATAAAAAAGGTGGCATGGATACCTACATGGGGCGAAGAGCGCATATCCCTCATGATAGCAAAGCGGCCTGACTGGTGTATATCAAGGCAGCGCACCTGGGGAGTCCCCATTACAGTGCTCTTCTGTAAAGATTGCGGAAAGATTGTTATCTCAAAAGAGATAATCGATCATATTGTAAATCTTGTTGAAAAACACGGGGCAGACATATGGTTTTCCGAACCTGAAGAAAGACTTGTCCCTGAAGGCGCCTGCTGCCCCGGTTGCGGCAGTAGGAATTTCAAAAAGGAGACTGATATACTTGATGTATGGTTTGACTCAGGCGTAAGCCATGCAGCGGTTATGGAACAGAGGGAGTATCTGTCAAGCCCTTCTGATCTTTATCTTGAGGGAAGTGATCAGCACAGGGGATGGTTCCACAGCTCTCTCCTCTGCTCAGCAGGCACAAGGGGAGTTGCCCCATATAAGAGTGTGCTTACCCACGGGTTTGTAGTGGATGGCAAGGGCAAGGCCATGCATAAGTCTGCTGGGAATGTTATTGCCACTGAGACAATGATTAAGAAATATGGGGCAGAGATACTGAGGTTGTGGGTAGCCGGTGAAGACTATCGTGATAACATAAGGGTATCAGAGGAGATCATGACGCGTCTTACAGAGGCATACAGACGCATCAGGAATACCTGCCGGTTTCTCTTAGGTAATCTTGACGGTTTTGACCCTGAAAAGGACATTGTTCCATATGCTGAGATGTTTGAGATAGACAAATGGGCACTTCACAAGCTCCAGGATATGAATGAAAGGGTACTTAAAGGGTATGAATCCTTTGAATTTCATATTATCTATCATACCCTGCATAATTTCTGTGTATTGGATCTCTCATCCTTTTACCTGGATATTATAAAGGACAGGCTATATGTCTCTCCTCCGGGCTCTATTGCACGCAGGTCTGCGCAGACAGCCATGCAGGAGATACTCGATGTCATGGTAAGGCTTATGGCCCCCATACTCTCATTTACAGCAGATGAGATCTGGCAGTACAGGAGCAGGTCTGATAAATTTACAAGCGTCCATACAAGCCAGTTTATCCCCGTGAAGGAGGAATACAGGGACAGGGGACTGAACGAACGATGGGAGAAGATAATCAGACTCAGGAAAGAGGTAACAAAGGCCCTTGAAATCGCAAGAAGGGACAAGCTAATCGGTCATTCGCTTGATGCAACTGTCACCCTTGAGCTGCCTGATGAATACACAGAATTTCTAGTGCCATATATGAATGACCTTTCATCCATATTTATTGTATCTTCAGTAAAAACTGGGAATACAGAAAGTGACGGGTGTTATGCAAGTGATGAGATCCAGGGGCTCAGGGTCAAGGTTGAACCATCAGCAGATGTCAAATGTGAAAGGTGCTGGGTGCATGACCCTACTGTTGGGAAATATCATGATCACCCGTGTATCTGCGAAAGATGCTATGATGCACTGAAACAGATGGGATTAAAATAATGCATCCTGAACTTTTCAGCATCGGTCCCCTGACCTTACGAACCTACGGGCTTTTTGTTGCCCTGGGCTGCCTGGCTGGCCTTGCTACCGCCATAAGGCTTGGTAAATCAAAAGGCCTTGATTCAAATATAATTCTTGATATGGGCTTTATTATTATATTAAGCGCATTGATCGGTTCCAGACTCCTCTACATTATAATCAATTTACCAAATTACCTTGCAAATCCTCTGGATATGTTAAAAATCTGGGAAGGGGGGCTTGTTTTTTCTGGAGGGCTTATTGCTGTAATTATCGTTGTCCTTTTTTATATCAGAAAATACAATTATAATATCTGGACAATAGGCGACCTCTGGTCTCCAGCAGCCTCTATAGGCGAAGGGATCGGGAGAATTGGCTGCTTTTTTGCGGGTTGCTGTTATGGAAGGCACTGTGATCTTCCCTGGGCAGTTACCTTTACAGACCCAAAGACCATAGCAATACCAGATATCCCGCTTCACCCCACTCAAATTTATTCCTTTTTAAGCGGTATGATCATTTTTGCTGTTTTGATGGTAATTCACTCAAAAAGAAAATATGAGGGGCAGGTTTTTTTGTGGTTCCTCATTTTGCACAGCACGGCAAGGCTCTTTCTTGAACAATTCAGGGGTGATTCCCGTGGTTCTGTGTTTAACGATACCCTTACAATGACACAGCTTGTTGCCCTCATAATCTTGTTTGGAGCAGTTGCCATGCTTTTCAGACAAAGGGCTGTTTTAAAAAAATAAAGCATGGTCATATAATAAA encodes the following:
- a CDS encoding exopolyphosphatase, which translates into the protein MENPFPRSTSVADRIRLLMNVVGQNDVLAIIMNADPDAMASAMALKRIFWRRVRKINIYHTNIIKRDDNLAMINLLKLDQRHIRKMNPEEVTKFALVDSQPSHGELLSKYEYDIVIDHHPFIAQSKAMFMDIKEEYGATSTILTEYLRAAGIKPSPRLATALFYGIKTDTDNFTRESTQNDINAFRYLFQFVNTNNIKKIESSELTRKTLESYKKAMGNCIFIKDRVFIPMGVVDNPDTLVMIADFFIKMADVTWSVAAGISGKKLIIIFRNAGFRYDAGKLANRLFGEYGSAGGHKSAARAEVPLANLEKDVPDGVDFAQFIIAKLRSI
- a CDS encoding DUF3568 family protein — its product is MCKKFCILAVMISIVLSSCAPVAFIGGAAIGLGGYKYYDGKLVVIYPASLEKTFDASISAMENLEYQIYERQRKLTSGKIVTTGSIKDQIKLSFKYHSVEETEVTIRVGLMGDEAASNKIKDKISDYLFNK
- the ileS gene encoding isoleucine--tRNA ligase, whose product is MDYKTTLNLPNTEFPMKANLVTKEPEIISRWRSEGLYNIIRRQSKEKKKYMLHDGPPYANGHIHMGHALNKILKDIIIKSKQMSGFDAPYVPGWDCHGLPIEHMVDKELGSKKREMSQVDIRKFCRQYALKYVNIQSEEFERLGVTGEWDNPYLTMDYSYEATIVREFGRFALNGGLQRSKKPVYWCSSCHTALAEAEVEYEDDKSPSIYVKFPVVSDISQALPSLKGKNLFFVIWTTTPWTIPANLAIALNPELDYVAAEIENGEVFILAEGLLTDCMALFGYEKYCILEKFRPAVLENMKARHPLYDRDSLVVLADYVTLDAGTGCVHTAPGHGREDYETGLRYGLEIYSPVDATGHFTPDVEFFAGKEVFSANNEVKEKLESVGALIREKTITHEYPHCWRCKKPIIFRATEQWFISMEKNDLRKKALTEIKKVAWIPTWGEERISLMIAKRPDWCISRQRTWGVPITVLFCKDCGKIVISKEIIDHIVNLVEKHGADIWFSEPEERLVPEGACCPGCGSRNFKKETDILDVWFDSGVSHAAVMEQREYLSSPSDLYLEGSDQHRGWFHSSLLCSAGTRGVAPYKSVLTHGFVVDGKGKAMHKSAGNVIATETMIKKYGAEILRLWVAGEDYRDNIRVSEEIMTRLTEAYRRIRNTCRFLLGNLDGFDPEKDIVPYAEMFEIDKWALHKLQDMNERVLKGYESFEFHIIYHTLHNFCVLDLSSFYLDIIKDRLYVSPPGSIARRSAQTAMQEILDVMVRLMAPILSFTADEIWQYRSRSDKFTSVHTSQFIPVKEEYRDRGLNERWEKIIRLRKEVTKALEIARRDKLIGHSLDATVTLELPDEYTEFLVPYMNDLSSIFIVSSVKTGNTESDGCYASDEIQGLRVKVEPSADVKCERCWVHDPTVGKYHDHPCICERCYDALKQMGLK
- the lgt gene encoding prolipoprotein diacylglyceryl transferase, producing MHPELFSIGPLTLRTYGLFVALGCLAGLATAIRLGKSKGLDSNIILDMGFIIILSALIGSRLLYIIINLPNYLANPLDMLKIWEGGLVFSGGLIAVIIVVLFYIRKYNYNIWTIGDLWSPAASIGEGIGRIGCFFAGCCYGRHCDLPWAVTFTDPKTIAIPDIPLHPTQIYSFLSGMIIFAVLMVIHSKRKYEGQVFLWFLILHSTARLFLEQFRGDSRGSVFNDTLTMTQLVALIILFGAVAMLFRQRAVLKK